The Phycisphaerae bacterium genomic sequence CTCTGGCTGGCCGCCCGTTTTTCATTGCCATGCGGCTGACTGGAGTCGAACCAGCACGAGCTTATCGCTCACAAGGACCTGAACCTTGCGCGTCTGCCAATTCCGCCACAGCCGCTCGATGTCCGCCGCGGGCCATTGCCAACCCGCCGCGAATTAACCATCATAAGGCATGCCCGGCAGGCGTCAAGCGCCGGGAGCCCTCGCCGCCCTACGCGGCACTTGCGCACGAGCACCAGCACCATGACCCAGGGAAGCCAGCCCGGTCTCTTCAGCCACCCCCGCCACACCGGCCGCCGCGTCGTCGTCACCGGTCAGGTCGGCGTCGACAAGAAACCCTTCATCGAAACCGTCGCGCGCCTCGCCGAATCCCGCGGCCAGGCCGTCCGCCGCTTCCACGTCGGCGACATGATGTACCGCGAGGCGCCCGACGTGCGCCCCGGCCGCATCCTCGACCTGCCCCTCGCGCGCCTCGCGTCGCTGCGCCGCTCCGTCTTCAAGGACATCCTCGCCGAGGTCGACCAGCACGAGACCGTGATCGTCAACACGCACGCCTCCTTCCGCTGGAAGCACGGCCTCTTCCCCGCCTTCGACCACGACCAGATGGTCCCCCTCGACGCCGACCTTTATATCACCCTCGTCGATAACGTCGACGCGATCCACGAACGCCTCACACGCGACTTCGACCTGCCCCACAACCTCAAGGACATCCTCGTCTGGCGCGAAGAGGAAATCCTCGCCACCGAGGTCCTCGCCAGCGCCGTCCACGGCCACGGCTGCTTCTACGTCTTCGCCCGGGGCGTCGAGAACCACACCGTCGAGTCGCTCTATCGCCTGATCTTCAAGCCGGACACCAAGCGCGTCTATCCGTCTTTCCCCATGACCCACGTCATGGACATGCCCGACACGCTCGCCGAGATCGACGCCTTCCGCGCCACCATCGCCGAGCACTTCATCACCTTCGACCCCGGCGACATGGACGAGAAACGCCTGCTCTCCCACGCCGCCACCGCGATGCAGGACGGCAAGACCCGCTTCACCATTCAGGTGCATGGCCGCCCGGTCGAGTTCGACGTCGCCGAGGTCACCAGCGTCGCCCGCGACATCGACGCCCAGATCTACGCCCGCGATTTCAAGCTCATCGACCAGTCCGACATGATTGTCAGCTTCATCCCCGAGCTGCCCAGCGGCAAACCCGGCCTCTCCTCTGGCGTCGAGCGCGAGCTCCAGCACGCCTTCGAGGGCACCAAGGAGGTCTACGTGGTCTGGCAGCCCAAGGTTGACCCATCCCCCTTCATCACCGAGACCGCCACCCGCGTTTTCGCGACCATCGAGGAGCTGCTGGCCCATTTCCAGAGCCTGGGTTACCTCGGCGCCTACCAAAAACCACTCTTCAAGCCCGGCGCCGCCCGCGACCGCGGCCGCTTCGGCTAGCACACTGCCTCGTTCAAAGTGGCTCACAAAACGGGTGGTGCGGGCGTCCCGCCCGTCAGTAGAAACGGGCAAGGTGCCCGTACTACCGGAGTTGCAGCCATTACGGGACGTTGCGCCACCCGTGCGTGCCCGCAACCGCGCACGACTCCGCCCTGGTCACCCGCAACCGCCACGCCCCGCCGCCGTACAAACTGTCGGCGCTCGCTTCGTTAGCTCAACGCTGCCACGCTCGGCGAGCCGGCAGCCGTTGGCTGGAGCGCGGAAAGGCGTACCATGCTCGATGTCGATTGGACCTCCATGAGCCCCGAAGCACTCGACGACGTGCTTGAACATCTGCGGGGTAACGGCGATACGGAGTCCTTCATGCCCTGCCCGGACCTGGTGAAGCTGCTGGAAGACGCCATCGCGCGGGAAGCCTCCGACGTCCACCTGTGCCCCGGATACCCGCCGACGTTCCGCGTCCACGGCCGCCTCCAGTCCATCGGCGACGAAGCCCTGACATCGGACGAGACCCGCCGCATGGTCGAGACGCTGCTCCCCGAGCGCTCGCGCAGCGCGATGGACGCCTCCAAGAACCTGGACTGCTCGGTCTCGCTCCCCTACCGCGGCGGCAACCACCGCTTCCGAGCCAGCGTATACCTTTCGCAGAAGCAGTGGTGCGCGTGCCTGCGCCACATTCCAAGTCAGATTCCGACGCTCGAGTGGCTCGGTTTTCCCGAGGAACTCGCCACACGCCTCGCGTCGCACAGCAACGGCCTCGTCGTCATTACCGGCGTCGTCGGCTCGGGCAAGACCGCCACACTGGCCGCACTGGTCAACCTCCTCCGCCGGGACACTGGCCGCCGGATCCTCACCGTTGAGGAACCCATCGAGTACCTGCATCCGCCGGGACTCGGCGGCATCGTCACGCAGCGCGAAGTCGGCCGCGATGTCGACTCGTTTGCCGACGGCCTCAAGCACGGCCTGCGGCAGGATCCGGACGTGATCCTGGTCGGCGAGATTCGTGACCGCGAAACGGCGCAAATGGCGATCAGTGCCGCCGAGACTGGCCACCTGATCCTAACGACGTTGCATACTCGCGACGCGAAGGGCGCCCTCACCCGGCTGGTCGATATCTTCCCTCAGGATGCCCAGGACGACATCCGCGCCCAGCTCGCCATGAGCCTCCGCTCCGTCGTCTGCCAACACCTCCTCCCCGCAGCCGACGACGGCGAACGCCGGGTGCTCGCGCTCGAGGTCCTCCACGTCAACCAGCAGGTCCAGGTCGCCATCCGCACTGGCAAGATCGAGATGCTCGAGTCCGCGATTCAGACCGGCAAGCGCGACGGCATGCTCAACCTGGACGACGATCTGCAACGCCTGGTCAAGGCCGGCCGCATCGCGCTCGCCACGGCGCGCCGCCTCGCCAAGCAACCGGACGCGATCGTCGGCACCCCCAATGGGTGGACGTAG encodes the following:
- a CDS encoding PilT/PilU family type 4a pilus ATPase, which encodes MLDVDWTSMSPEALDDVLEHLRGNGDTESFMPCPDLVKLLEDAIAREASDVHLCPGYPPTFRVHGRLQSIGDEALTSDETRRMVETLLPERSRSAMDASKNLDCSVSLPYRGGNHRFRASVYLSQKQWCACLRHIPSQIPTLEWLGFPEELATRLASHSNGLVVITGVVGSGKTATLAALVNLLRRDTGRRILTVEEPIEYLHPPGLGGIVTQREVGRDVDSFADGLKHGLRQDPDVILVGEIRDRETAQMAISAAETGHLILTTLHTRDAKGALTRLVDIFPQDAQDDIRAQLAMSLRSVVCQHLLPAADDGERRVLALEVLHVNQQVQVAIRTGKIEMLESAIQTGKRDGMLNLDDDLQRLVKAGRIALATARRLAKQPDAIVGTPNGWT
- a CDS encoding AAA family ATPase → MTQGSQPGLFSHPRHTGRRVVVTGQVGVDKKPFIETVARLAESRGQAVRRFHVGDMMYREAPDVRPGRILDLPLARLASLRRSVFKDILAEVDQHETVIVNTHASFRWKHGLFPAFDHDQMVPLDADLYITLVDNVDAIHERLTRDFDLPHNLKDILVWREEEILATEVLASAVHGHGCFYVFARGVENHTVESLYRLIFKPDTKRVYPSFPMTHVMDMPDTLAEIDAFRATIAEHFITFDPGDMDEKRLLSHAATAMQDGKTRFTIQVHGRPVEFDVAEVTSVARDIDAQIYARDFKLIDQSDMIVSFIPELPSGKPGLSSGVERELQHAFEGTKEVYVVWQPKVDPSPFITETATRVFATIEELLAHFQSLGYLGAYQKPLFKPGAARDRGRFG